A part of Flavobacteriaceae bacterium GSB9 genomic DNA contains:
- a CDS encoding glucose-1-phosphate adenylyltransferase: MINNKVLAIVLGGGQGSRLYPLTDKRSKPAVPIAGKYRLVDIPISNCINADIKRIFVLTQFNSAGLNKHIKNTYHFSFFSSAFVDVLAAEQTPHNKTWFQGTADAVRQSMHHFLNHNFEYALILSGDQLYQMDYDKMIEAHEESGAEISIATIPVNAKDATGFGILKANEDNIITSFVEKPDASLLPDWKSDVSDEMKSQGRDYLASMGIYVFNRDLLIKLTENPDTNDFGKEIIPQSIDSHKTLSYQYEGYWTDIGTVESFFEANLGLTDDIPKFDLYDRDKRIYTHARMLPTTKVAGTSLDKAVISEGCIISAAKIEKSVIGIRSRIGKESTVINTYMMGSDYYETLEEMQNNKIEILMGIGERCFIKNCIIDKNCRIGDDVRINGGTHLEDTETDTYCVKEGIVVIKNGATIPKGFIL, from the coding sequence ATGATTAACAATAAAGTATTAGCCATTGTTTTAGGAGGTGGCCAAGGATCTAGACTTTATCCATTAACCGACAAAAGATCTAAACCCGCTGTTCCCATAGCTGGCAAATATAGGCTGGTAGACATTCCCATATCCAACTGCATCAACGCAGACATTAAACGTATTTTTGTTTTAACTCAGTTTAATTCTGCTGGCTTAAACAAACATATTAAAAACACATATCATTTTAGTTTTTTTAGTAGTGCCTTTGTAGATGTACTAGCTGCCGAACAAACACCACACAACAAAACTTGGTTTCAGGGAACCGCCGATGCCGTTAGGCAAAGCATGCACCACTTCTTAAACCACAATTTTGAATATGCCTTAATCTTATCTGGAGACCAATTGTACCAAATGGATTACGATAAAATGATCGAAGCCCATGAAGAAAGTGGAGCGGAAATCTCTATTGCCACCATTCCTGTAAATGCAAAAGATGCTACTGGATTTGGCATACTCAAAGCCAACGAAGACAATATTATAACCTCTTTTGTTGAAAAACCAGATGCTAGTTTACTACCTGACTGGAAATCGGATGTTAGTGACGAAATGAAATCCCAAGGCAGAGACTACTTAGCCTCAATGGGTATTTATGTGTTTAACAGAGATTTGCTAATCAAACTCACGGAAAACCCAGACACCAACGATTTTGGAAAGGAAATTATACCGCAATCCATCGACTCCCATAAAACTCTCAGCTATCAGTACGAAGGCTACTGGACCGATATTGGAACTGTAGAATCATTCTTTGAAGCCAACCTCGGGCTAACAGACGATATTCCAAAATTCGATTTATACGATAGAGACAAACGTATCTATACCCACGCCCGTATGCTCCCAACTACAAAAGTAGCAGGGACATCTCTTGACAAAGCCGTGATTTCGGAAGGCTGCATTATAAGCGCTGCCAAAATCGAAAAATCAGTAATAGGCATTCGGTCAAGAATAGGTAAAGAATCAACCGTTATCAACACGTACATGATGGGTAGCGATTACTACGAAACCTTAGAGGAAATGCAAAATAATAAAATTGAAATCTTAATGGGTATTGGTGAGCGCTGCTTTATAAAAAACTGTATTATTGATAAAAATTGCCGTATAGGTGATGATGTGAGAATTAATGGTGGCACCCACTTAGAAGATACTGAGACCGATACATACTGTGTAAAAGAAGGCATTGTCGTTATTAAAAACGGGGCTACTATTCCAAAAG
- the glgA gene encoding glycogen synthase yields MKALFYTREFPPYVYGGAGVHVEYLADELSKLMEVDVRCFGDQDEKSGKLNVKGFPFDDGVFENSDDKLKSVFKTLSTCLHMNAEPIDADVVHCHTWYAHFAGIVSKLCYGTPLVITTHSLEPLRPWKREQLGRGYDASSWVEKTAIEMADALIAVSEETKEDVIKHFNVDEEKVKVIYNGINLKQYKVTSDTSTLDEYGVDKSKPYVLFVGRITRQKGIIHLVNAIKYIDPDTQIVLCAGAPDTKEIGKEMEDAVNEVKKTRENVIWIDKMVSKEEIIQLYSHADVFCCPSIYEPFGIINIEAMACETAVVASAVGGIKEVVVDGETGLLIPLEQQTEAPFEPINPDTFSRDLAEGINKVIRDKALRESMAKKGRKRVEDYFDWVAISKQVEDLYKSLI; encoded by the coding sequence ATGAAAGCACTTTTTTACACTAGAGAATTTCCTCCATATGTCTATGGCGGAGCCGGAGTTCATGTTGAATACCTAGCCGATGAGTTGTCAAAACTTATGGAAGTAGATGTAAGGTGCTTTGGTGACCAAGATGAAAAATCAGGAAAACTTAATGTTAAAGGCTTCCCGTTTGATGATGGTGTTTTTGAAAACTCAGACGACAAACTCAAATCTGTTTTTAAAACATTAAGTACCTGTCTACATATGAACGCCGAACCAATTGATGCTGACGTGGTACATTGCCATACTTGGTATGCACATTTTGCCGGCATTGTCTCTAAACTATGCTATGGTACACCGCTTGTTATAACAACACATTCGCTAGAACCGCTTAGGCCATGGAAACGCGAACAGTTGGGTAGGGGTTACGATGCATCGTCTTGGGTAGAAAAAACAGCTATTGAAATGGCCGATGCTTTAATTGCCGTTTCAGAAGAAACGAAAGAGGATGTTATAAAACATTTTAATGTCGACGAAGAAAAAGTAAAAGTTATCTACAACGGTATAAACCTGAAACAATATAAAGTTACATCAGACACTTCAACTTTAGATGAATACGGTGTAGATAAATCTAAGCCCTACGTACTTTTTGTAGGACGCATTACCCGCCAAAAAGGAATTATTCATTTGGTGAACGCCATAAAATACATAGACCCCGATACACAAATTGTATTATGCGCTGGTGCTCCTGACACCAAAGAAATTGGCAAGGAAATGGAAGATGCCGTTAACGAGGTTAAAAAAACCAGAGAAAATGTTATTTGGATTGACAAGATGGTTTCCAAAGAAGAAATCATCCAACTGTACTCGCATGCCGATGTATTTTGTTGCCCATCTATTTACGAGCCTTTCGGAATTATAAACATAGAAGCCATGGCATGCGAAACAGCCGTAGTAGCCAGTGCGGTTGGAGGTATAAAAGAAGTTGTTGTTGATGGTGAAACCGGACTTTTAATTCCACTGGAACAACAAACCGAAGCGCCTTTCGAACCTATAAATCCAGACACATTTTCTAGAGATTTAGCTGAAGGTATAAATAAGGTAATTAGAGACAAAGCCTTAAGAGAAAGTATGGCCAAAAAAGGCCGAAAACGTGTAGAAGACTATTTCGATTGGGTGGCTATTTCTAAACAGGTTGAGGACCTTTACAAATCTTTGATATAA